In Roseofilum reptotaenium CS-1145, the sequence GATCCCAGGGTTTATACTTGGGCGATGGATATTGCAGATCGCGTTCGCTATCAAGTTACCCCGTTTCTGAGTGCGATTAATCAGCAAATTTATGAACGGTGCGATTATTATATTCGTGATACGGGCGATCCTTTTCCTCCGGGAATAACTTGGGAACAAAAAGGGGGAACTTGTCGAGATTATGCTGTTCTGTTTATGGAAGCCTGTCGCGCCATGGGTTTAGCCGCACGGTTTGTCAGTGGCTATCAAGAAGGCGATCGCGATACAACAGACCGCCACCTGCATGCTTGGGCAGAAGTCTACCTTCCAGGAGCAGGATGGCGGGGCTATGACCCCACCCATGGTCTAGCCGTCAGTAATGGCCATATTGCCGTAGCGGCTAGTGCCATTCCCCAAAATACAGCTCCCGTTTCTGGCACCCTGCGCCGCTCTCAGGTACACAGTCAAATGGACTTTGATTTGGCGATCGCATTTTTAGATTAATCTGTGGTTAAATCTCCATCGTCTTCCTGGGCGTAATACTCCCAATCAATATTGGGAATACTTTCAACTGCCTGGTTGAGAGCAACTTCCCAGGTTTTGCGAAGCCTGCCTAAATAAGGGTCTCTCAGAGGAAGTTCAAGCTGGTGGCGGATCGCCAAACTATCCCGTTCGTACATTACAAGATTGATAGGTGGCCCTACGGAAATATTCGATTTCATCGTAGAATCGATGGATAAGATCGCTGCTTTCGCTGCAACTTCTACTGGGGTGTCAAAGTTCAACGTGCGATCGAGAATCGGTTTACCATATTTAGTTTCCCCAATTTGTAAAAACGGGGTTTCTGGAGTCGCTTGAATTGAATTACCCTGTGTATAAACCAGATAAAGTTCTGGGTCTTCCCCCTGAATTTGTCCCCCCACTAAAAAGTTACAATGGTAATCAATACCGTCTTTTTCCAACCAAGCTCGGTCTTGTTCGAGCAATTGCCGGGTTTTACTGCCGATATAGCGGGCAATTTCGTGGAAAGTTGGTAGAGAATGCAAATTAAGATCCTGCTGCACTTTAATATCTTTCTTCAAACTAGAGACTACCGCTTGGGTAACAGAGAGGTTCCCCGAAGTACACAGGATAATCACTCGTTCTCCAGGTAGGGAGAAATCAAATAACTTACGATAAGTGGAAATATAATCCACTCCAGCATTGGTTCGCGAGTCTGCCGCCAGCACCAGACCAGAACAGGTGATAATGCCAAGACAATAGGTCATAGAAGCTAGAGAAAAACGCCTTACT encodes:
- a CDS encoding transglutaminase family protein, which encodes MRYKIIHSTYYTYSEFVALSPHWLRLRSRSDGAQTLHHFQLEIDPLPTGQSSVLDEEGNVLEKIWFDAQELKALKITATSEVETHCTNPFNYLLEPWAVQFPIDYPSSLLARLSPYFAPRTLPSPIDPRVYTWAMDIADRVRYQVTPFLSAINQQIYERCDYYIRDTGDPFPPGITWEQKGGTCRDYAVLFMEACRAMGLAARFVSGYQEGDRDTTDRHLHAWAEVYLPGAGWRGYDPTHGLAVSNGHIAVAASAIPQNTAPVSGTLRRSQVHSQMDFDLAIAFLD
- a CDS encoding proteasome-type protease; the encoded protein is MTYCLGIITCSGLVLAADSRTNAGVDYISTYRKLFDFSLPGERVIILCTSGNLSVTQAVVSSLKKDIKVQQDLNLHSLPTFHEIARYIGSKTRQLLEQDRAWLEKDGIDYHCNFLVGGQIQGEDPELYLVYTQGNSIQATPETPFLQIGETKYGKPILDRTLNFDTPVEVAAKAAILSIDSTMKSNISVGPPINLVMYERDSLAIRHQLELPLRDPYLGRLRKTWEVALNQAVESIPNIDWEYYAQEDDGDLTTD